In Phaseolus vulgaris cultivar G19833 chromosome 10, P. vulgaris v2.0, whole genome shotgun sequence, a single genomic region encodes these proteins:
- the LOC137818870 gene encoding aquaporin TIP2-1-like: protein MGGIAFGRFDDSFSFSSIKAYIAEFHSTLIFVFAGVGSAIAYGKLTSDAALDPAGLLAVAICHGFALFVAVSVGANISGGHVNPAVTFGLALGGHITILTGLFYWIAQLLGSIVACFLLNYVTGGLAIPVHSVASGVGVVEGVVTEIIITFGLVYTVYATAADPKKGSLGTIAPIAIGFIVGANILAAGPFSGGSMNPARSFGPAVVSGDFHDNWIYWVGPLIGGGLAGLIYGNVFIRSDHAPLSTEF from the exons ATGGGTGGCATTGCCTTCGGACGCTTTGATGATTCTTTCAGTTTCAGCTCAATCAAGGCCTATATTGCTGAGTTCCATTCAACCTTGATCTTTGTTTTTGCTGGTGTTGGTTCAGCCATAGCCTATG GTAAGTTGACATCAGATGCAGCACTCGATCCTGCTGGGTTACTGGCAGTTGCTATTTGCCACGGTTTTGCACTTTTTGTGGCAGTTTCTGTTGGTGCCAACATCTCTGGTGGCCATGTCAACCCTGCTGTGACTTTTGGATTGGCTCTTGGTGGCCACATCACCATCCTTACTGGTCTCTTCTACTGGATTGCACAGCTTCTTGGCTCCATAGTGGCATGTTTTCTTCTCAACTATGTCACAGGAGGTTTG GCAATTCCAGTCCACAGTGTGGCTTCTGGGGTTGGAGTTGTTGAAGGAGTTGTTACAGAGATCATCATCACATTTGGTTTGGTGTACACTGTATATGCCACAGCAGCTGACCCTAAGAAGGGTTCATTGGGCACCATTGCACCCATTGCCATTGGTTTCATTGTTGGTGCCAACATCTTGGCAGCAGGGCCATTCTCTGGTGGCTCAATGAACCCTGCACGCTCCTTTGGACCTGCAGTTGTGAGTGGTGACTTCCATGACAACTGGATCTACTGGGTTGGACCTCTTATTGGTGGTGGTTTGGCTGGCCTTATCTATGGCAATGTGTTCATTCGCTCTGACCATGCACCTCTTTCCACTGAATTTTGA
- the LOC137818871 gene encoding auxin-responsive protein IAA27-like isoform X2, protein MEKSCDKISSSVSSNISSEDDNTSSLNFKETELRLGLPGCESPENKSGAAGISLFGKDLQNNNGYSASSTPSKNLKRGFSDAISSSSSSSSSGKWIFSGSDATGDDLRNGVNTSALCNTEVGCLVLHSEKPPQVAATIEHAATPAAKAQVVGWPPIRSFRKNTMAYNLAKSNTEAEEKSRVGCLYVKVSMDGAPYLRKVDLKTHSNYIELSSALEKMFSCFTIGQCSSGGVAGKEGLRERAFRNVVDGSEYVFTYEDKDGDWMLVGDVPWEMFTESCKKLRIMKGSEAIGLAPRAMEKCRRQY, encoded by the exons ATGGAGAAAAGCTGTGACAAGATATCCTCTTCAGTTTCATCCAACATCTCCTCTGAGGATGACAACACTTCATCTCTGAACTTCAAGGAGACAGAGCTGAGGCTTGGCCTGCCCGGTTGTGAGTCTCCTGAGAACAAATCAGGAGCTGCAGGGATCTCTCTTTTTGGCAAGGATTTGCAGAATAATAATGGCTATTCTGCTTCCTCAACCCCTTCCAAGAACCTCAAGAGGGGTTTCTCTGATGCCATTagctcctcctcctcctcctcctcttctGGGAAATGGATTTTCTCAGGCAGTGATGCAACTGGGGATGATTTGAGAAATGGTGTTAATACCTCTGCACTATGCAACACAGAGGTTGGTTGCTTGGTTCTTCACTCTGAGAAGCCGCCTCAGGTTGCTGCAACAATTGAACATGCTGCTACTCCTGCTGCAAA AGCACAAGTTGTGGGATGGCCACCAATTCGATCTTTTAGGAAGAACACAATGGCCTATAATTTGGCAAAAAGCAACACTGAAGCTGAGGAGAAATCAAGAGTTGGCTGTCTTTATGTTAAGGTCAGCATGGATGGTGCCCCTTATCTCAGAAAGGTTGATCTGAAAACCCACAGCAACTATATTGAACTTTCTTCTGCTCTTGAGAAAATGTTCAGCTGCTTCACCATTG GTCAATGCAGTTCAGGGGGAGTTGCTGGGAAAGAGGGATTGAGGGAGAGAGCTTTCAGGAATGTTGTTGATGGCTCTGAATATGTTTTTACATATGAAGATAAAGATGGAGATTGGATGCTTGTGGGTGATGTCCCTTGGGA GATGTTCACTGAGTCATGTAAGAAACTAAGGATAATGAAAGGCTCTGAGGCAATTGGACTTG CTCCAAGGGCAATGGAGAAATGTAGGAGGCAATACTAG
- the LOC137818871 gene encoding auxin-responsive protein IAA27-like isoform X1 yields MSAPLEHDYIGLADTPYMEKSCDKISSSVSSNISSEDDNTSSLNFKETELRLGLPGCESPENKSGAAGISLFGKDLQNNNGYSASSTPSKNLKRGFSDAISSSSSSSSSGKWIFSGSDATGDDLRNGVNTSALCNTEVGCLVLHSEKPPQVAATIEHAATPAAKAQVVGWPPIRSFRKNTMAYNLAKSNTEAEEKSRVGCLYVKVSMDGAPYLRKVDLKTHSNYIELSSALEKMFSCFTIGQCSSGGVAGKEGLRERAFRNVVDGSEYVFTYEDKDGDWMLVGDVPWEMFTESCKKLRIMKGSEAIGLAPRAMEKCRRQY; encoded by the exons ATGTCTGCACCCTTGGAACATGATTACATAGGCTTAGCAGATACTCCATACATGGAGAAAAGCTGTGACAAGATATCCTCTTCAGTTTCATCCAACATCTCCTCTGAGGATGACAACACTTCATCTCTGAACTTCAAGGAGACAGAGCTGAGGCTTGGCCTGCCCGGTTGTGAGTCTCCTGAGAACAAATCAGGAGCTGCAGGGATCTCTCTTTTTGGCAAGGATTTGCAGAATAATAATGGCTATTCTGCTTCCTCAACCCCTTCCAAGAACCTCAAGAGGGGTTTCTCTGATGCCATTagctcctcctcctcctcctcctcttctGGGAAATGGATTTTCTCAGGCAGTGATGCAACTGGGGATGATTTGAGAAATGGTGTTAATACCTCTGCACTATGCAACACAGAGGTTGGTTGCTTGGTTCTTCACTCTGAGAAGCCGCCTCAGGTTGCTGCAACAATTGAACATGCTGCTACTCCTGCTGCAAA AGCACAAGTTGTGGGATGGCCACCAATTCGATCTTTTAGGAAGAACACAATGGCCTATAATTTGGCAAAAAGCAACACTGAAGCTGAGGAGAAATCAAGAGTTGGCTGTCTTTATGTTAAGGTCAGCATGGATGGTGCCCCTTATCTCAGAAAGGTTGATCTGAAAACCCACAGCAACTATATTGAACTTTCTTCTGCTCTTGAGAAAATGTTCAGCTGCTTCACCATTG GTCAATGCAGTTCAGGGGGAGTTGCTGGGAAAGAGGGATTGAGGGAGAGAGCTTTCAGGAATGTTGTTGATGGCTCTGAATATGTTTTTACATATGAAGATAAAGATGGAGATTGGATGCTTGTGGGTGATGTCCCTTGGGA GATGTTCACTGAGTCATGTAAGAAACTAAGGATAATGAAAGGCTCTGAGGCAATTGGACTTG CTCCAAGGGCAATGGAGAAATGTAGGAGGCAATACTAG